One segment of Fundidesulfovibrio soli DNA contains the following:
- a CDS encoding phosphatidate cytidylyltransferase, producing the protein MKPGPHRSRLITAAVALPLLALCVWQGGALMLALVTAGSLAGLWEFQGLFPGAPMCARGLSLALGALMCWLGFRFGPAAALAVLPAAFWLEELTRLWHGTEGKPRWYLAASLAYIPASLQFVPGFSPAETALVLLAVMASDTGAYYAGTLIGGPKIWPSVSPKKTWAGSFGSLAATVAWCLAFGALRGTAPLACFAALGAALAVAAQMGDFMESALKRTAGVKDSGALLPGHGGVLDRIDGMLPAILVYALARNLFGPL; encoded by the coding sequence ATGAAGCCCGGCCCCCACCGCTCCCGGCTGATCACCGCCGCCGTGGCCCTGCCCCTGCTGGCCCTGTGCGTCTGGCAGGGCGGGGCGCTCATGCTGGCCCTGGTCACGGCGGGCAGCCTGGCCGGCCTCTGGGAATTCCAGGGGCTGTTCCCCGGCGCGCCGATGTGCGCGCGCGGGCTCAGCCTGGCCCTGGGCGCGCTCATGTGCTGGCTGGGTTTCAGGTTCGGCCCCGCCGCCGCCCTGGCAGTGCTGCCCGCGGCCTTCTGGCTGGAGGAGCTGACCCGGCTCTGGCACGGCACGGAGGGTAAGCCCCGCTGGTACCTGGCGGCGTCGCTGGCCTACATCCCGGCCAGCCTGCAGTTCGTGCCCGGGTTTTCCCCCGCCGAAACGGCCCTGGTGCTCCTGGCCGTGATGGCCTCGGACACGGGCGCCTACTACGCCGGGACCCTCATCGGCGGCCCCAAGATCTGGCCCTCCGTCTCCCCCAAGAAGACCTGGGCGGGCAGCTTCGGCAGCCTGGCCGCCACCGTTGCCTGGTGCCTGGCCTTCGGCGCGCTTCGGGGCACGGCCCCGCTCGCCTGCTTCGCGGCCCTTGGCGCGGCCCTGGCCGTTGCGGCCCAGATGGGCGACTTCATGGAGTCCGCGCTGAAGCGCACGGCCGGCGTCAAGGATTCCGGGGCGCTGCTGCCCGGACACGGCGGCGTGCTGGACCGCATCGACGGCATGCTCCCGGCCATCCTGGTCTACGCCCTGGCCCGCAACCTCTTTGGACCGCTATGA
- the hisI gene encoding phosphoribosyl-AMP cyclohydrolase, with amino-acid sequence MFKPDFEKGGGLVPAIAQDAATGEVLMLAYMNEAAWEKTLETGEVHYYSRSRNKLWHKGGTSGHTQKVKSIRLDCDRDAVVVLIEQIGGAACHEGYRSCFFRELGKDGEPALCSPKVFDPEKVYGPGA; translated from the coding sequence ATGTTCAAACCCGATTTCGAGAAGGGCGGGGGCCTTGTGCCCGCCATCGCCCAGGACGCCGCCACCGGCGAAGTGCTGATGCTGGCCTACATGAACGAAGCCGCCTGGGAAAAGACCCTGGAGACCGGCGAGGTTCACTACTATAGCCGCAGCCGCAACAAGCTCTGGCACAAGGGCGGCACCTCCGGCCACACCCAGAAGGTCAAGTCCATCCGCCTGGACTGCGACCGCGACGCCGTGGTCGTCCTCATCGAACAGATCGGCGGCGCGGCCTGCCACGAGGGCTACCGCTCCTGCTTCTTCCGCGAACTGGGCAAGGACGGCGAGCCCGCGCTGTGCTCCCCCAAGGTGTTCGACCCCGAAAAGGTCTACGGTCCCGGCGCCTGA
- a CDS encoding outer membrane homotrimeric porin: MNPPSRIFLIWAALLACLGAAAPALALAVEARMAGEHYVYAASFVNRNFTGWSADGSQTEDGFTLWQRTRLRLDLTSGDNLGFCLWTQVQNTPWGNATLTVDNPAVALQVFKAYLLFKVPGTGVEAAAGKQTVTLPQSEAFSGHVVLDSELGALTAKVPLGGSVALAAGYGRPLGYVNALENMAANPRDSLDLFFATLPVTRESFSATPWLMAGLFSNNGANTPYQGAGGPPDLGYIRQDMLSIGYFERTPGFRQSCAPYFWAGSSFKLALDTVSLYADMAAGLGGAWDAPKNRRRGLFFDAAASYDALGFLSPRLFGWWSSGEDADVRDGSERMPALVRTWNAGASYLFSTGQVFDNTTSVNACPIGAWGLGASLDAVSLIPELSSRLTAAYARGTNAPKALRRAVELTGENGMAQMGRHLSVNEYLLGVNFDHAWKVCDGLRIVVETGWAHAGGLQRSIWGRRFVDAAQDSWKLAGGLLFTF, translated from the coding sequence GTGAACCCGCCTAGCCGCATCTTCCTCATTTGGGCAGCCCTGCTGGCCTGCCTGGGCGCCGCGGCCCCGGCCCTGGCCCTGGCCGTCGAGGCGCGCATGGCCGGGGAGCACTACGTCTACGCCGCCAGCTTCGTGAACCGCAACTTCACCGGCTGGAGCGCGGACGGCTCCCAGACCGAGGACGGCTTCACCCTCTGGCAGCGCACGCGCCTGCGCCTGGACCTCACCAGCGGCGACAACCTGGGCTTCTGCCTCTGGACCCAAGTGCAGAACACCCCCTGGGGCAACGCCACCCTCACCGTGGACAACCCCGCCGTGGCCCTGCAGGTCTTCAAGGCCTACCTGCTCTTCAAGGTTCCCGGAACCGGGGTTGAGGCGGCGGCGGGCAAGCAGACCGTGACCCTGCCTCAATCCGAGGCTTTCAGCGGCCATGTCGTTCTGGATTCGGAGCTGGGCGCGCTCACCGCCAAGGTTCCGCTGGGCGGGAGCGTCGCCCTCGCCGCGGGCTACGGTCGGCCCCTGGGCTACGTCAACGCACTGGAGAACATGGCGGCCAACCCCCGCGATTCCCTGGATTTGTTCTTCGCCACCCTGCCCGTGACGCGCGAGTCCTTCTCCGCCACGCCCTGGCTCATGGCCGGGCTCTTCTCGAACAACGGGGCCAATACGCCCTACCAGGGCGCGGGCGGCCCGCCGGACCTGGGCTACATCCGGCAGGACATGCTCTCCATCGGGTATTTCGAGCGCACCCCCGGCTTCCGCCAGTCCTGCGCGCCCTATTTCTGGGCCGGGTCGAGTTTCAAGCTCGCCCTGGACACGGTGAGCCTGTACGCAGACATGGCGGCGGGCCTGGGCGGGGCCTGGGACGCGCCCAAGAACCGGCGGCGCGGGCTCTTTTTCGATGCGGCGGCGTCCTACGACGCGCTGGGCTTCTTGTCCCCGCGCCTGTTTGGCTGGTGGTCCAGCGGGGAGGACGCGGACGTGCGGGACGGCTCGGAGCGCATGCCCGCCCTGGTGCGCACCTGGAACGCCGGGGCATCCTACCTGTTCTCCACCGGGCAGGTGTTCGACAACACCACCAGCGTCAACGCCTGCCCCATCGGGGCCTGGGGACTGGGCGCCAGCCTGGACGCCGTGAGCTTGATCCCGGAGCTGAGTTCGCGCCTGACCGCCGCGTACGCGCGCGGCACGAATGCCCCCAAGGCCCTGCGCCGCGCCGTGGAGCTCACCGGGGAAAACGGCATGGCCCAGATGGGCAGGCACCTGAGCGTGAACGAGTACCTGCTCGGCGTGAACTTCGACCACGCCTGGAAGGTATGCGACGGCCTCAGGATCGTGGTGGAGACGGGCTGGGCCCACGCGGGCGGGTTGCAGAGGAGCATCTGGGGCAGGCGCTTCGTGGACGCGGCACAGGACTCCTGGAAGCTGGCCGGGGGGCTGCTGTTCACCTTCTGA
- a CDS encoding ADP-ribosylglycohydrolase family protein, which translates to MADAARAMVLASFIGDSLALGVHWIYDQQLLAEAHGRVDRLKTPGPDSYHPGKQAGDFTHYGDQTLVLLESLARAKGFDPEDFSRAWRAHFEGGAPSYVDRATRNTLTQLAAGWEYGDAGSISDELAGAARIAPLVYLLHHDEEALVAACRRQTTMTHNNSKVADSAEFFARTTAAVLGGTPPRDAMARALEGRLPGSPLHQWFADAQDQAGTDCLTAIYRFGQSCHIDGAFQATAQVILRHQDSPAEALVDSAMAGGDSAARNMIIGMVLGAWRGLEALPPHWLEALKARGRIEALLDELDAASMA; encoded by the coding sequence ATGGCAGACGCGGCGCGCGCAATGGTGTTGGCCAGCTTCATCGGGGACAGCCTGGCCCTGGGCGTCCACTGGATTTACGACCAGCAGCTCCTGGCCGAGGCTCACGGCCGCGTCGACAGGCTCAAGACCCCTGGGCCAGACTCCTACCACCCGGGCAAGCAGGCAGGAGACTTCACCCACTACGGCGACCAGACCCTGGTGCTGCTCGAGTCCCTGGCGCGGGCCAAGGGCTTCGACCCCGAGGATTTCTCCCGCGCCTGGCGGGCCCACTTCGAGGGGGGCGCCCCCAGCTACGTGGACCGCGCCACCCGCAACACCCTGACCCAGCTGGCCGCCGGGTGGGAATACGGCGACGCGGGCTCGATTTCCGACGAGCTGGCCGGGGCTGCGCGCATCGCCCCGCTGGTCTATCTGCTGCACCATGACGAGGAGGCGCTCGTGGCCGCCTGCCGCCGCCAGACCACCATGACCCACAACAACTCCAAGGTGGCGGACTCTGCCGAGTTCTTCGCCCGCACCACGGCAGCCGTCCTGGGCGGGACGCCCCCCCGAGATGCCATGGCCCGGGCTCTCGAGGGCAGGCTGCCCGGCTCCCCGCTGCACCAGTGGTTCGCCGACGCCCAGGACCAGGCTGGCACGGATTGCCTCACCGCCATCTACAGGTTCGGCCAGAGCTGCCACATCGACGGCGCGTTCCAGGCCACGGCGCAGGTGATCCTGCGCCACCAGGACTCCCCGGCCGAAGCCCTGGTGGACTCCGCCATGGCCGGTGGCGATTCCGCCGCGCGCAACATGATCATCGGTATGGTCCTGGGGGCCTGGCGCGGGCTGGAGGCCCTGCCCCCGCACTGGCTGGAGGCGCTCAAGGCGCGCGGGAGGATCGAGGCCCTGTTGGACGAGTTGGACGCCGCATCAATGGCCTGA
- a CDS encoding Fur family transcriptional regulator, which produces MCGSCDPARLLEGGGLKATPMRLRVLSALLGESEAQGAPALLELLRREAPADKVSLYRTLETLLQAGLATRHEAGDGSVRYCAAGPAHPDHHHFYCLSCRRLYCLEQDAVSVGTHVPGVSHVSVRLDGTCQRCRTGAGG; this is translated from the coding sequence ATGTGCGGCTCCTGCGATCCCGCGCGCCTGCTGGAGGGCGGCGGCCTCAAGGCCACGCCCATGCGCCTGCGGGTGCTCTCGGCCTTGCTGGGCGAAAGCGAGGCCCAGGGCGCGCCCGCCCTGCTCGAACTGCTGCGCCGCGAGGCCCCGGCGGACAAGGTGAGCCTCTACCGCACCCTGGAGACGCTCCTCCAGGCCGGGCTGGCCACCCGCCACGAGGCCGGGGACGGCAGCGTCCGCTACTGCGCCGCCGGGCCAGCCCACCCGGACCATCACCATTTCTACTGCCTGAGCTGCCGCAGGCTCTACTGCCTGGAGCAGGACGCCGTGAGCGTGGGCACCCATGTGCCCGGCGTGAGCCACGTGAGCGTGCGCCTGGACGGCACCTGCCAGCGCTGCCGCACGGGCGCGGGCGGCTGA
- a CDS encoding diguanylate cyclase, producing the protein MRLYHTILVLSLLIVGINASFQAIWLSEFSRVRESVEDFGSNWLPAVRLASALARLAGEYRRMEMDYLLTEDHRELAVLTRRMTRLNGAIENAELRLAGLMATRSERDALTTYLESRSRFQDEHRDILSETMAGHPEVARNISAKGSAQHFAAMMASLETIERLNQEYGESAVSNAGRLYRRMARTMLAVGLGSIALALAAAVMAARRISRPIAELAACMATMPEEGLPGCPIKQPGRAVAEVSLLYRAFLNLTGQLAQSMKRLEELAVTDQLTGAANRHRLMAEGVRALDLCQRAGSPCSALMVDIDHFKRVNDTHGHAAGDAVLRHVSRELARHLRASDLLARYGGEEFVILAPNSGPEEAAQLAERLRRAVEAHPALAAGATIPITVSIGVAGGQLAPKDFENLLHDADTALYEAKRSGRNKVATAGEPA; encoded by the coding sequence ATGCGACTCTACCACACCATACTGGTTTTGTCTCTGCTCATCGTGGGCATCAACGCCAGTTTTCAGGCCATCTGGTTGAGCGAGTTCTCCAGAGTGCGCGAGAGCGTTGAGGATTTCGGCAGCAACTGGCTGCCAGCCGTGCGCCTGGCGAGCGCCTTGGCCCGGCTGGCAGGGGAGTACAGGCGCATGGAGATGGACTACCTGCTCACGGAGGACCACCGCGAGCTGGCCGTACTGACCAGGCGCATGACCCGCTTGAACGGTGCCATCGAGAACGCGGAGCTGCGCCTGGCCGGCCTGATGGCCACCCGCTCCGAGCGCGACGCCCTGACCACTTACCTGGAATCGCGCAGCCGCTTCCAGGACGAGCACCGCGACATCCTCTCCGAAACAATGGCCGGGCACCCCGAGGTGGCCCGCAACATCTCGGCCAAGGGCTCGGCCCAGCACTTCGCGGCCATGATGGCCTCCCTGGAGACCATCGAGCGCCTCAACCAGGAGTACGGCGAGTCGGCCGTATCCAACGCTGGCCGCCTCTACCGGCGCATGGCGCGCACCATGCTGGCCGTGGGCCTGGGCAGCATCGCCCTGGCCTTGGCCGCGGCGGTAATGGCCGCACGGCGCATCAGCCGCCCCATCGCCGAGCTGGCGGCCTGCATGGCCACCATGCCGGAGGAGGGCCTCCCAGGATGCCCCATCAAGCAGCCCGGCCGCGCCGTGGCCGAGGTCAGCCTGCTCTACCGCGCCTTCCTGAACCTCACCGGGCAGCTTGCCCAATCGATGAAACGCCTGGAGGAGCTGGCCGTCACGGACCAGCTCACAGGGGCGGCCAACCGCCACCGCCTGATGGCGGAAGGCGTCCGCGCGCTGGACCTCTGCCAGCGTGCTGGCAGCCCCTGCTCCGCGCTGATGGTCGACATCGACCATTTCAAGCGCGTCAACGACACCCACGGCCACGCCGCCGGGGACGCCGTGCTGCGCCACGTCTCCCGGGAGCTGGCCCGGCACCTGCGCGCCTCGGACCTGCTGGCCCGCTACGGCGGGGAGGAGTTCGTGATACTGGCCCCCAACTCCGGCCCGGAGGAGGCGGCCCAACTGGCCGAACGGCTGCGCCGGGCCGTGGAGGCCCACCCCGCCCTGGCCGCCGGGGCGACCATCCCCATCACCGTGAGCATCGGCGTGGCGGGCGGCCAGCTGGCTCCCAAAGACTTCGAGAACCTGCTGCACGACGCGGACACGGCCCTGTACGAGGCCAAGCGCTCAGGCAGGAACAAGGTGGCCACGGCCGGTGAACCCGCCTAG
- a CDS encoding permease, with product MYESFQIFAQICVAILLEAAPFLLLGALASGLFEVFASRDWIERLMPRSPLAGVLAGTVLGLMMPCCECGIVPLVRRLIAKGVPPATAMTFMLAGPVINPVVLASTFVAFQGDLTVVALRCALVAAVAVAIGFCLRNKAPEDILLPGAAPGAACGCGDEPATAAGGLFGSLADAAPLSALKGPSLGSRLEHALRHAQGDFLDMFRILILGAMVAAAFKTFVPAGFVSLMQGDLMLSVVGMMGLAVLLSLCSQADAFVAASLSGFPLAARLAFLALGPVLDVKLVLMWQGAFRYRVIKLLVLVPVVLVFSICMLLGAALKLWGPQ from the coding sequence ATGTACGAATCCTTTCAGATCTTCGCCCAGATCTGCGTGGCCATCCTGCTGGAGGCCGCGCCGTTTCTGCTTCTGGGGGCGCTGGCCTCGGGCCTGTTCGAGGTGTTCGCCTCCAGGGACTGGATCGAGCGGCTCATGCCCCGCTCCCCCCTGGCGGGCGTGCTGGCCGGCACGGTGCTCGGGCTGATGATGCCCTGCTGCGAATGCGGCATCGTGCCCCTGGTGCGCCGCCTCATCGCCAAGGGCGTGCCCCCGGCCACGGCCATGACCTTCATGCTGGCCGGGCCGGTCATCAACCCGGTGGTGCTGGCCTCCACCTTCGTGGCCTTCCAGGGGGACCTGACCGTGGTGGCCCTGCGCTGCGCCCTTGTGGCAGCCGTGGCCGTCGCAATAGGGTTCTGCCTGCGCAACAAGGCCCCGGAGGACATCCTGCTGCCCGGCGCCGCGCCCGGGGCCGCCTGCGGCTGCGGCGACGAACCCGCGACTGCCGCCGGGGGGCTGTTCGGCTCCCTTGCCGACGCCGCGCCCCTCTCGGCGCTCAAGGGGCCAAGCCTGGGCTCCCGGCTGGAGCACGCCCTGCGCCACGCCCAGGGGGACTTCCTGGACATGTTCCGCATCCTCATTCTGGGGGCCATGGTGGCGGCGGCATTCAAGACCTTCGTTCCGGCGGGCTTCGTGAGCCTGATGCAGGGCGACCTGATGCTCTCGGTGGTGGGCATGATGGGCCTGGCCGTGCTGCTCTCCCTGTGCTCCCAGGCCGACGCCTTCGTGGCGGCATCCTTATCGGGCTTTCCCCTGGCCGCCCGGCTGGCCTTCCTGGCCCTGGGGCCGGTGCTGGACGTCAAGCTCGTGCTCATGTGGCAGGGGGCTTTCCGGTACAGGGTCATCAAGCTGCTGGTGCTCGTGCCCGTGGTCCTGGTCTTTTCAATCTGCATGCTGCTGGGAGCGGCCTTGAAGCTCTGGGGGCCGCAATGA
- a CDS encoding DUF1980 domain-containing protein — protein MTPRKLPATVESLCLLGLAGFMVWLLLGGDYWMYLNPRFRAFTWAAAGALALLGVYGLWRPSPRAAWLRAGLYVFTLALCVVSALAVREGTEKMGVEAQAMREAQTPLEPRVKKRGVEYIRINLGELYDIVGKPRPELIGLDYAVRGFVRRAPELDAEGEFVLYRVALYCCYADSTAVGFRVRPAKGEKLPENGAWVVAYGKLDRMDRPRPETGETLGGSAFSSVQEEYRIAATLIETETPPGMGMMYEWHPEEPYAY, from the coding sequence ATGACGCCGCGCAAACTGCCCGCCACGGTGGAATCGCTGTGCCTGCTCGGCCTGGCCGGGTTCATGGTCTGGCTGCTGCTGGGCGGCGACTACTGGATGTATCTCAATCCGCGCTTCAGGGCCTTCACCTGGGCCGCCGCGGGTGCTCTGGCCCTGCTGGGCGTCTACGGATTGTGGCGCCCCTCGCCCAGGGCCGCCTGGCTGCGCGCCGGGCTGTACGTGTTCACGCTGGCCCTGTGCGTGGTGAGCGCGCTGGCCGTACGCGAGGGCACCGAGAAGATGGGCGTGGAGGCCCAGGCCATGCGGGAGGCGCAGACGCCCCTGGAACCGCGCGTGAAAAAACGCGGCGTGGAGTACATCCGCATCAACCTGGGAGAGCTGTACGACATCGTGGGCAAGCCCCGGCCGGAGCTCATCGGCCTGGATTACGCCGTGCGCGGCTTCGTTCGCCGCGCGCCCGAACTGGATGCCGAGGGCGAGTTCGTGCTCTACCGGGTGGCCCTCTACTGCTGCTACGCGGATTCCACCGCCGTGGGCTTCCGGGTGCGTCCGGCCAAGGGCGAAAAATTGCCGGAGAACGGGGCCTGGGTGGTGGCCTACGGAAAGCTCGATCGCATGGACCGCCCCAGGCCCGAGACCGGCGAAACCCTCGGCGGCTCGGCCTTCTCCTCCGTGCAGGAGGAGTACCGGATCGCGGCCACGCTCATCGAGACGGAGACCCCTCCCGGCATGGGCATGATGTACGAGTGGCACCCCGAGGAGCCCTACGCCTACTAG
- the hcp gene encoding hydroxylamine reductase: MFCYQCEQTSHGKVCDKIGVCSKDETTSNLQDLLVYALRGLSLVAEEGRKVGVVDAQVDRHLPSMLFSTLTNVDFDPARFQTWINQTVSMREALKAKVKAAGGAIPGHASVNFTAPAGLDALIAEAATGKGGMKDNPDTDPDIVSLQHMVLFGLKGVAAYADHANILGVENKEIYDWIHEAMSAATKPGLGMDWWFNACIKTGQVNLLAMEALDKANTETYGHPKPTAVPLGQRKNKAILITGHDLKDLEELLKQTAGKGIDVYTHGEMLPCHGYPKLKETYPHLYGHFGTAWQNQQKEFAQFPGAILFTTNCLMKPSESYKDNVFTHGLVGFPGVKHIDTYDFSPVIEHTLKMPGFTADAPGKQVLTGFARNAVLGVADKVIDAVKSGAIRRFFLVAGCDGAKPGRNYYTEFVEKLPKDTVVLTLACGKFRFFDMDLGDIGGIPRLLDMGQCNDAYSAIQVAVALAGAFNCGVNDLPLSMILSWYEQKAVAILLTLVALGIKDIRLGPSLPAFVTPNVLKVLVDKLNIMPITTPDEDIKAILG, encoded by the coding sequence ATGTTCTGTTACCAGTGCGAGCAGACAAGCCACGGCAAGGTCTGCGACAAAATCGGCGTGTGCAGCAAGGACGAAACCACCTCCAACCTGCAGGACCTGCTGGTCTACGCCCTGCGCGGCCTGAGCCTCGTGGCCGAGGAAGGACGCAAGGTCGGCGTGGTCGATGCCCAGGTCGATCGCCACCTGCCCTCAATGCTCTTCTCCACCCTGACCAACGTGGACTTCGACCCGGCCCGCTTCCAGACCTGGATCAACCAGACCGTCAGCATGCGTGAAGCCCTCAAGGCCAAGGTCAAGGCCGCCGGCGGCGCCATCCCCGGCCACGCCTCCGTCAACTTCACCGCCCCCGCCGGCCTTGATGCCCTGATCGCCGAAGCGGCCACAGGCAAGGGCGGCATGAAGGACAACCCGGACACCGACCCGGACATCGTGTCGCTCCAGCACATGGTGCTCTTCGGGCTCAAGGGCGTGGCCGCCTACGCCGACCATGCCAACATCCTGGGCGTGGAGAACAAGGAAATCTACGACTGGATCCACGAAGCCATGTCCGCCGCCACCAAGCCCGGCCTGGGCATGGACTGGTGGTTCAACGCCTGCATCAAGACCGGCCAGGTGAACCTGCTGGCCATGGAAGCCCTGGACAAGGCCAACACCGAGACCTACGGCCACCCCAAGCCCACCGCCGTGCCCCTGGGGCAGCGCAAGAACAAGGCCATCCTGATCACCGGCCACGACCTGAAGGACCTCGAGGAGCTGCTCAAGCAGACCGCGGGCAAGGGCATCGACGTGTACACTCACGGCGAGATGCTGCCCTGCCACGGCTACCCCAAGCTCAAGGAAACCTACCCGCACCTCTACGGCCATTTCGGAACGGCCTGGCAGAACCAGCAGAAGGAGTTCGCCCAGTTCCCCGGCGCGATCCTCTTCACCACCAACTGCCTGATGAAGCCCTCCGAGTCCTACAAGGACAACGTGTTCACCCACGGCCTGGTGGGCTTCCCCGGCGTGAAGCACATCGACACCTATGACTTCTCCCCGGTAATCGAGCACACCCTGAAGATGCCCGGCTTCACCGCCGACGCCCCCGGCAAGCAGGTGCTCACCGGCTTCGCCCGCAATGCCGTCCTGGGCGTGGCGGACAAGGTCATCGACGCCGTGAAGTCCGGCGCCATCCGCCGCTTCTTCCTGGTGGCGGGCTGCGACGGCGCCAAGCCCGGCCGCAACTACTACACCGAGTTCGTGGAGAAGCTGCCCAAGGACACCGTGGTCCTGACGCTGGCCTGCGGCAAGTTCCGCTTCTTCGACATGGACCTGGGCGACATCGGCGGCATCCCCCGCCTGCTGGACATGGGCCAGTGCAACGACGCCTACTCCGCCATCCAGGTCGCTGTCGCCCTGGCCGGAGCCTTCAACTGCGGCGTCAACGACCTGCCCCTCTCCATGATCCTCTCCTGGTACGAGCAGAAGGCCGTGGCCATCCTGCTCACCCTGGTGGCTCTGGGTATCAAGGACATCCGTCTCGGACCCTCCCTGCCCGCCTTCGTCACCCCCAACGTGCTGAAGGTCCTGGTGGACAAGCTGAACATCATGCCCATCACAACCCCGGATGAGGACATCAAGGCCATCCTGGGCTAA
- a CDS encoding class I fructose-bisphosphate aldolase — protein sequence MIDDIAQHLGDKAAYYLDHVCKAVPRHTLHLPGPDVVDRIYSQTDRPVPVLRNLQALVGSGRLGNTGYVSILPVDQGIEHSAGASFAPNPIYFDPENIVKLALEAGCNGVASTLGVLGAVARKYAHKIPFILKLNHNELLSLPAKADQIMFAQVEQAFDMGCAAVGATVYFGAPESTRQIQEVSHAFRRAHELGMATILWCYTRNPGFVKDGVDYHTSADLTGQANHLGVTIQADIIKQKLPTNNGGYTAIKFGKTDPRVYSQLTTAHPIDLCRYQVLNCYSGRMGLINSGGPSGGATDMAEAVMTAVVNKRAGGMGLISGRKAFQRPMEDGVRLLHAIMDVYLCKDVTVA from the coding sequence ATGATCGACGACATCGCGCAACACCTCGGTGACAAGGCCGCCTACTACCTCGATCACGTCTGCAAAGCCGTTCCCCGGCACACCCTGCACCTGCCCGGCCCCGACGTGGTGGACCGCATCTATTCCCAAACAGACCGCCCCGTGCCCGTGCTGCGCAACCTGCAGGCCCTCGTGGGTTCGGGCAGGCTCGGCAACACCGGCTACGTGTCCATCCTGCCCGTGGACCAGGGCATCGAGCACTCCGCCGGGGCCTCCTTCGCGCCCAACCCCATCTATTTCGACCCGGAGAACATCGTGAAGCTGGCCCTGGAGGCCGGCTGCAACGGCGTGGCCTCCACCCTGGGGGTGCTCGGGGCCGTGGCGCGCAAGTACGCCCACAAGATCCCCTTCATCCTCAAGCTCAACCACAACGAGCTGCTCTCGCTGCCCGCCAAGGCGGACCAGATCATGTTCGCCCAGGTGGAGCAGGCCTTCGACATGGGCTGCGCCGCAGTCGGGGCCACGGTGTATTTCGGCGCGCCCGAGTCCACCCGGCAGATCCAGGAGGTCTCCCACGCCTTCCGCCGCGCCCACGAGCTGGGCATGGCCACAATCCTCTGGTGCTACACGCGCAACCCCGGCTTCGTGAAGGACGGCGTGGACTACCACACCTCCGCCGACCTCACCGGCCAGGCCAACCACCTGGGCGTGACCATCCAGGCCGACATCATCAAGCAGAAGCTGCCCACCAACAACGGCGGCTACACGGCCATCAAGTTCGGCAAGACCGACCCGCGCGTCTATTCGCAGCTGACCACCGCACACCCTATTGACCTCTGCCGCTATCAAGTGCTCAACTGCTACTCCGGGCGCATGGGGCTCATCAACTCGGGCGGGCCGTCGGGCGGCGCCACGGACATGGCCGAAGCCGTGATGACCGCCGTGGTCAACAAGCGCGCGGGCGGCATGGGTCTGATTTCGGGGCGCAAGGCTTTCCAGCGCCCCATGGAGGACGGCGTGCGCCTGCTGCACGCCATCATGGACGTATACCTTTGCAAAGACGTGACCGTGGCCTGA
- a CDS encoding DUF1571 domain-containing protein, which yields MKQHCQKTSARYNGRIRPVEGTLREGIMTCPATRLSVLLAALLLGLALTLAALPARAAQDGAEAAAAPAPEATLEAPKPAATVAPDRSKALLALLDRMKSSYASLKDFTATFQKQEKVGNKMFRDDHIELKFQKPFKVYMKWMGEAKEALYVEGEYNNKVLARCDGLLGLATWSFSPRSSALMRESRHPITEVGFGFILDVMNKNIPKAHENGDMEIVKMADDQFDGRPATVVEAKFKSNEGRQYYTSRIVFHVDKEFLLPVGIACYDDKGELQEEYIYKNLKPNSGLTEMDFSKDNKQYRF from the coding sequence ATGAAGCAGCACTGTCAGAAAACCAGTGCCCGATACAACGGCAGGATTCGCCCCGTGGAGGGGACCCTGCGCGAAGGAATCATGACCTGCCCCGCCACCCGGTTGTCCGTGCTGCTCGCGGCGCTGCTCCTGGGCCTGGCGCTGACGCTCGCGGCCCTTCCGGCCAGGGCCGCCCAGGACGGCGCGGAGGCCGCCGCCGCACCCGCGCCCGAGGCGACTTTGGAAGCCCCCAAGCCCGCGGCCACGGTCGCGCCGGACCGCAGCAAGGCCCTGCTCGCCCTGTTGGACAGGATGAAATCCAGCTACGCCTCTCTCAAGGACTTCACCGCCACCTTCCAGAAGCAGGAGAAGGTCGGCAACAAGATGTTCCGGGACGACCACATCGAGCTCAAGTTCCAGAAGCCCTTCAAGGTCTACATGAAATGGATGGGCGAGGCCAAGGAAGCCCTCTACGTCGAGGGGGAGTACAACAACAAGGTGCTGGCCCGTTGTGACGGCCTGCTGGGCCTTGCGACCTGGTCCTTCAGCCCGAGGAGCTCCGCGCTCATGCGCGAGAGCCGCCACCCCATCACCGAGGTCGGCTTCGGGTTCATCCTGGACGTGATGAACAAGAACATCCCCAAGGCCCACGAGAACGGCGACATGGAGATCGTCAAGATGGCCGACGACCAGTTCGACGGCCGCCCAGCCACCGTGGTCGAGGCCAAGTTCAAATCGAACGAGGGGCGCCAGTACTACACATCGCGCATCGTCTTCCACGTGGACAAGGAGTTCCTGCTGCCCGTGGGCATCGCCTGCTACGACGACAAGGGCGAACTTCAGGAGGAATACATCTACAAAAACCTGAAGCCCAACTCCGGCCTGACCGAAATGGATTTCTCCAAGGACAACAAGCAATACCGCTTCTAA